From the Bacillus sp. FJAT-22090 genome, the window ACTAAGAAAAGGAAAAAAGAAGTTGGGTTATTCTCACTTCTTGGAATGAGAAAAAAAAACATCGGTAAAATGCTCTTTTATGAAAACATGCTCATGAGTGTTGTAGCAGTCATGATCGGCATCGTCCTCGGAACTTTTTTGTCTAAATTGTTCACCATGCTACTATTAAGAATGCTGGATTCAGCAGTTGAAGTAGGATTCGGTATATCTCCGGAAGCGATAATCAATACGTCCATTGTCTTTTCGATCATTACCTTGTGTACGTCGTTTAATGCGTACCGCCTGATTTACCGCTTTAAATTGATTGAGTTGTTCCAAGCAGAAAAAGAAGGAGAACAAGCACCGAAAGCTTCTTTGGCGCCAGCTTTATTGGCTATCCTCTTAATTGGATTCAGTTATTGGCTTGGATTTAAGTCCCCCTCATCCAAATGGGAAATGATGATGATCCTTGGGTCGTATTTAGCTAGCATCGTGCTCGGCACCTATTTATTATTCCGTTTTTTAACAATTTATATTTTAAGATTCGCCCAAAAAAGAAAATCCAGTTATTACAGAGGAATAAATATAATAGGCATCTCTCAATTACTTTATCGCATTAAAGGAAATGCCAGGTCATTAACCATCATTGCTTTATTGAGTGCCATTACAATAAGCGCTATATCTGTCGGTTACAGTTTTTATTATACAAATGAAGTACAAGCAAAAAAGGAAGTACCGTTTAGCTATTCGTATTTTTCCCCAGACAAAGAAATTGGTAATCAGATAGACAAAATCATTGTATCTGATTCACTTCATCCTGTTATCGGGCAAATAGAAATTCCTGTCCTTAATGTAGAGGGAGAAGTAACTAATCCCCTGCTGCAGGATTATCTAAAAGAAGGTCCTGTGAAGCTAGTATCTGAAACTACTTATAATAAAGCGTTGGAAATACTAAATCAGGACGGAATTGTTCACCTTTCAGGCAACGAAGCTGTGGGTATTCAACCGCTTTTAACAGAGTATTCTTCTGCCGATTATGAGGGACACACCGTTACGTTGAAGACGCCTGAGAGCGAAGAAAAAATAAGGTTCAGCACAATGGCTGAAGACAGAATCATGCCATGGAGTTACCCAGATTTCGGCATAGTGATTAGTGACAAATTGTTTTCGGACTTGACAAAACAGTTGACACCCGTATCAATTGCTTCCTATAAAGTAGAAGATGAGAAAACAACCAAAGAAACTTCGGATGAATTGCAGAAGTTTGCGGAAGGGAAAAATCAACTCTCCACCTATTATGAAACATATCGGGGAGGATTGGAATCAGCTAGTTTAAATCTATTTGTATTAGGCTTTTTAAGCCTTGTATTCCTAGCGGCAACCGGGAGTATTATTTATTTCAAACAGCTGACAGAAGCTCACGAAGACAAAGGACGTTATGAAATCCTACACAAAATCGGCGTTAGCAAGAAAGAAGTGAGTGCCACTATTCGGATGCAAACTTTATTTGTATTTGGTTTACCCCTAATAATCGGAATGGTTCATGGGGCAGTAATTTTGAAGATGTGCTCGAATATTTATTCCGCTTTAATTGGAACGAATCTCACTGTACCAATTGCTATATCACTGTCTGGCTATATAGTTATTTACCTCTTTTATTATTTACTAACAATCAATTCCGTTAAAAAAATCGTCATACAGTAAAGACATAATAGTATTTCAAGGGAGTTTAAAAGTATAAAATGATCGCAACTCATTAAGACACAGGAGATGCTGTTGAACTTTATGAATGAAATATACAAAACAAACAAAGTCGTGCGAAATTCGGAATTGATAAGACGAGTAGTAGTTCCTTATGGTGATATTAACAGAGAGGATGATGGATATGTTTTTCTGTAATAAAAAGATGTTTATATTAGATATTCCATGGAACTCCAATTAAATAAACTTCTATTCATATTTTCCTTCCCTGAGTATAGGTTAGAACAGTACTATTTTCAACAAAAGACGCGTTTGTATAAGGAATAGAAATGCTGTTTAATAAAAGCACAAGAAAGTATAAATTTTAGACGTTTGAACAATGTCTAGGATTCGCGTCAGCTGCTCGAGGTGGCGGTCTACAGTCTCTATGTGTGCAGCACACTAGGAGATTTTCTCCAGGGCTTGTCGCAGCTAAACTGGCGCGAATGCACTTTTCTTAATAAAATTTCAACCCATATTGCAACCCACCTTTCATCCATAGTAAAAAGCACCACCTCTAAAGAGATGATGCTTTTATGGAAGAACCTCTTGTTTTTTAAGGGTTCTTGGGAGTTTGGCACCCAATGATCCCGACTGGGTTCGAACCAGCGACCTCCACCCTGTCAAGGTGGCGCTCTCCCAACTGAGCTACAAGATCGTTTTCCTATTTCTTCATTATTATATAAGTTAAATCGGAAGGATACAATTTTTATTTGGAATTGATCCAAAGAGACACGAAAACTATAATTTTTTCTAAAAACAACACTTTTTAAGATAGTTGGATGTCTAATAGATAGTATCCATTATTCTAGGAGGAAACCATGAAAAAATTATTAGTAATCTTCATACCATTTATATTATTAGTTGGATGTAACGACGGTTACAAAAGAGCCAACTATAGATCTAGAAAAACCAGAAAGTGATCCTACTACAGTGAATAAGTCGGAAGATATAGAGAATACATTAGAGGAAGACACAGATACAGCGGAAGAGGTTGAACTTTCAATGGAAAACACCTACGACTCTAGTCTTATATGCAAACACAGCTTACGTCCATTGGAATGAACCTTTAATACTTTATACTAGAATGTAATGAGGAATTGTTTAGAAAGGGAAGGGCATATGGTCGATTATATAATGGAAGTAGAAAGGGAACTTGATTTTTGGAAGCGCAAAATGACCAAACGATCTAGTCGTATCAGTCGTGTATCGAAGGCTGCTCAGACAAAGATAAACGGTCTTATTCCAGAAAAGTTTCATCAAGTAATGACTGATAGCATCAAAAATATGGTGAAAGCAACACTCGTAGGATCAAATATTACAACGAAAAAAAGATCAACATTGGACATTGGTCTTTTTGAAAAAGATGAACTACTTAGAGAGAAGCTTTCCACTTATCGAAAAACAGCAGTTGTGGAAGGGGCTGGTACTGGAGCAGGAGGTATACTTCTTGGTCTCGCTGACTTTCCATTGCTTTTATCCATTAAAATGAAGTTTTTGTTTGAGGCTGCTTCTATTTACGGATATGACACAAAGGATTATGAAGAACGCCTCTTTATCTTGCATATTTTCCTGTTGGCTTTTTCAAGTGAGGAAAAGCGAAAAGAGACTTTATTTATCATTGAAAACTGGGAACAACAAAAGCATGTGATTGCCGATATGGATTGGCGTGATTTCCAACAGGAGTATCGGGACTATATAGATTTAGTGAAGATGTTTCAATTAGTTCCTGGTATTGGAGCAGTGGTTGGGGCATTTGCCAATTATAATTTACTTGACCAACTGGGAGAGACTGCAATGAATTCCTATAGGTTACGCATATTACAATCGAATGAAAGCAAGTAACACAAGAAGACTACCTTCCTAATGAAAATTGGAGGTAGTCTTTTTGTTTTTTAAACTGTTGGTAGTAATACATGATGTGCTTGTTTTATATGCTCAGTAAGCAACTCAACTTTATGGAAGACTTCTACACTGTTTTTTTGTTGTTGCTCTAGTGCCGCCTTCACATTGGTCTCCAATTGAACATGAGATTGTGCAAATAAGTCTAAAATAGCTTGATTAGGCAATCCAGAAATTTCTTTTATGGAACTGTTTATTTCTTCGATTTGGTTGACCCATGCAGATAATAATCGTTCAATTTGTTCATTATTGATTGACTTGATCGTATTTTGTAATACAGCTTTCCACTCTTCTTCAAATTTATTTTTATCTTCTTCTATTTTACTGAATGTCTCTCGAGTAGAATTTAGGATGTCTCTTTGAATATGAAGATGCTGTAATGATTTTTCTGCAATTTCCGTTTGAAAAGATTGAAATACTTTATAGCTGTTCAACCATCCATCCAGTATTAAATCTAATCCGTTCGATTTTTGATTCTTCGATTCAACATTACTCATTCCATTTTCCTCCTTTTAATTGTAACCGAATTACGTTATATGAGATGCACCAAAGCGCATTGGTACCATTATTTACTTTTCTGTATCTGTTTTTTTCGTGTGCTGTTGAAAGGGAAAAAAAGGTTGGTATAAATTAAAAAATTGATTGATCATATTTTGGTAGTTTGCAAGTGAACTTGCCCAAACCTCTAAGTATTGTTCACCTGCATCTGTAATCGAATAAATCCGTTTTGCTGGACCCTCTGATTCTGTATCCCACTCAGATGTTACCTTCCCATCCTTTTCCAGTTGTCGTAAAATCCGATAAAGATTTCCCTGATCCACCGCGTTGAAACCGAATTGCGTAATCTTTTGCATTAGCTCATAACCGTGGGAATTAAAATCTCGAAGATGTAAAAGCATGATTGGTACAAGGAAGTTTTTCGGAGTACCTAAATTAGTGTTTTTTTCATTATTATTGGACTCCTTGTTTGTTTCCAGCTGTTTTCACCACCAATCGAAAGAATGTTCATACATGTAATGTACACATAGGAGTAAAAAAATGTTCCAAAGCTAGGGCAATAAGGCGTATCCCATACATGTAATTTACACATAGGGAATAAAAAATATGACTTTAAAAAAAAAAAAAAAGATTAATTTTTTCATGCATATGTTTGGGCATATGTTCATAGAGTAATAAAGTCGTTCAGAGAACTTATTTTATGACTAAATTAATTGTAGGGAGATGAGATTTTTGACAAAAACATTGCCATTTGATCCATTCATCATGTGGAAAAACTTTTATGAACAAACGGAAGCGAACTGGTCAGGTGCAATTCAAGAAATGTTAAAAAAAGAATCTTTCTCCGAAGGGATGGGAGAGACATTAAACCAATACCTTCAAGCTCAAAAGCTGATGAATGAGAAAACGGAAACCTTTTTAAAAAGTGTCAATTTGCCAACCCGTAGTGAAATTGCAGATGTTGCATCACTTGTCATTAACGTAGAAAGCAAACTGGACGCACTTGATGAAATGGATGAGGAGATTAATCAATTAAAAATAGCGGTTTCTAGCTTAGACAAAAAAATCGATAAGCTTCTTATTGCTCTTGAAGTTACTGAAAAATAATGGAATAAAAAATATAAAGAGGATTGGAATGATAGTCTATGACAATGAGTCAGGCTGAATTAACTATATTAAACCCGATTAATAAACCGCTAGCAGGTAAGGTGGCGGTAGTAACAGGTGGCTCTCGTGGTATTGGGGCTGCAATCGCAAAAGAACTAGCAAAAAATGGTGCATATGTTGTCATTAATTATCAATTAAGAATGGACCGTGCAGAGGCGGTTGTGAAGGAAATTGAAGAGCAAGGCGGAGTTTCCTGTGCGATCCAGTCTGACGTATCAAAGCCGAACGACGTAAAGAATCTTATAGAAGAATTGATTAATCGTTATGGTAAAATCGATATTCTTATTAATAACGCTGGAATTACAAGAGACCGAACGTTCCGTAAACTGTCCAATGAGGAATGGAGCGAGGTAATTGATGTTAACTTAAACAGTGTATTTTATACAACTTCCGAAGTGATCAACCACATGTTGGAGCAGAATTATGGTCGTATTATTAATATAAGCTCAATTATCGGACAGGCGGGAGGATTCGGACAAACAAACTATGCAGCTTCTAAAGCTGGCATTATAGGTTTAACAAAATCCCTTGCTTTAGAAACAGCTAAAAACGGAATAACTGTCAATTCTGTGTGCCCAGGTTTCATAGAGACTGAAATGGTGGAAGAGATGCCTGAAAGTGTTAGAGAGAATATCGTTTCCAAAATACCTATGAAGCGTTTAGGACAAACGGATGAAATTGCCGAGGCTGTATTATTCCTTATTCACGCAAATTATATTACAGGTCAATCGATTAACGTAAATGGCGGCTTATATATGTAACCTGTAATTTCATATATAACGGGGGATCTCCAAAAGGAGTTCCCCTAAAAATAATAGGGGGTAAACCATCGTGTATTCCAACATAAATCAATTAGATAGCTGGTTAAATTCATTACCAGACGATGTGAAAAATAGTTATCGAAGATATAAAAGAGTAGTGGATGTTATTACAAAAGAACCAGATCCACAAGTTGGTCAAACTCCCAAAGAGGTCATCTGGACTAAGAACAAAGCTAAATTGTATCGCTATCAACCGCAGAGTAAGAAAACGAACCGTGTACCAATTCTGATGATCTATGCATTGATCAATAAGCCATATATTTTAGATTTGTCTCCTGGTAACAGCTTAATTGAATATCTAACTAATCAAGGCCACGACGTTTATTTACTTGACTGGGGAACACCTGGTTATGAGGATAGGCATATGAAGCTAGATCATTATATTTTAGATTATATTCCGAAAGCCGTTAAAAAAGTTCTCAAAACGTCTAATGCTAGTGAAATCAGTTTGT encodes:
- a CDS encoding ABC transporter permease translates to MTLFSLAKKNVTGNFISYLLYILSMIFCVVIYYTFVSIQYSPEVQMGIESSNSLLNIFIGASVILILFVAIFIFYSNSFFTKKRKKEVGLFSLLGMRKKNIGKMLFYENMLMSVVAVMIGIVLGTFLSKLFTMLLLRMLDSAVEVGFGISPEAIINTSIVFSIITLCTSFNAYRLIYRFKLIELFQAEKEGEQAPKASLAPALLAILLIGFSYWLGFKSPSSKWEMMMILGSYLASIVLGTYLLFRFLTIYILRFAQKRKSSYYRGINIIGISQLLYRIKGNARSLTIIALLSAITISAISVGYSFYYTNEVQAKKEVPFSYSYFSPDKEIGNQIDKIIVSDSLHPVIGQIEIPVLNVEGEVTNPLLQDYLKEGPVKLVSETTYNKALEILNQDGIVHLSGNEAVGIQPLLTEYSSADYEGHTVTLKTPESEEKIRFSTMAEDRIMPWSYPDFGIVISDKLFSDLTKQLTPVSIASYKVEDEKTTKETSDELQKFAEGKNQLSTYYETYRGGLESASLNLFVLGFLSLVFLAATGSIIYFKQLTEAHEDKGRYEILHKIGVSKKEVSATIRMQTLFVFGLPLIIGMVHGAVILKMCSNIYSALIGTNLTVPIAISLSGYIVIYLFYYLLTINSVKKIVIQ
- a CDS encoding EcsC family protein — translated: MVDYIMEVERELDFWKRKMTKRSSRISRVSKAAQTKINGLIPEKFHQVMTDSIKNMVKATLVGSNITTKKRSTLDIGLFEKDELLREKLSTYRKTAVVEGAGTGAGGILLGLADFPLLLSIKMKFLFEAASIYGYDTKDYEERLFILHIFLLAFSSEEKRKETLFIIENWEQQKHVIADMDWRDFQQEYRDYIDLVKMFQLVPGIGAVVGAFANYNLLDQLGETAMNSYRLRILQSNESK
- the phaQ gene encoding poly-beta-hydroxybutyrate-responsive repressor, with the translated sequence METNKESNNNEKNTNLGTPKNFLVPIMLLHLRDFNSHGYELMQKITQFGFNAVDQGNLYRILRQLEKDGKVTSEWDTESEGPAKRIYSITDAGEQYLEVWASSLANYQNMINQFFNLYQPFFPFQQHTKKTDTEK
- the fabG gene encoding 3-oxoacyl-[acyl-carrier-protein] reductase codes for the protein MSQAELTILNPINKPLAGKVAVVTGGSRGIGAAIAKELAKNGAYVVINYQLRMDRAEAVVKEIEEQGGVSCAIQSDVSKPNDVKNLIEELINRYGKIDILINNAGITRDRTFRKLSNEEWSEVIDVNLNSVFYTTSEVINHMLEQNYGRIINISSIIGQAGGFGQTNYAASKAGIIGLTKSLALETAKNGITVNSVCPGFIETEMVEEMPESVRENIVSKIPMKRLGQTDEIAEAVLFLIHANYITGQSINVNGGLYM